A single genomic interval of Chryseobacterium paludis harbors:
- the rfbC gene encoding dTDP-4-dehydrorhamnose 3,5-epimerase → MKIKETPLRDCYIIEPTVFEDERGYFYEKFNEKKFEELTGMNGHFVQDNISKSTYGVLRGLHLQKGEKAQAKLVSCLDGKVLDVAVDLREDSPTFGKWFSIELTGENKLQLYVPRGFGHGFSVLSETAIFSYKCDNLYDKESEGGVLWNDTELNIDWQLPLDDILLSEKDKVLPEFSLKFF, encoded by the coding sequence ATGAAAATAAAAGAAACACCACTTAGGGACTGCTATATTATAGAGCCAACTGTTTTTGAAGATGAAAGAGGATATTTTTACGAAAAATTCAATGAGAAAAAGTTTGAAGAATTAACAGGTATGAACGGACATTTCGTTCAGGATAATATCTCCAAATCAACTTATGGAGTTCTTAGAGGCTTACATTTGCAGAAAGGAGAAAAAGCTCAGGCGAAACTGGTGTCATGTTTGGATGGAAAGGTTCTCGATGTAGCTGTTGATCTAAGAGAAGATTCACCCACATTTGGAAAGTGGTTTTCAATTGAACTTACAGGCGAAAATAAATTGCAACTATATGTCCCAAGAGGTTTCGGACATGGATTTTCTGTTCTAAGCGAGACTGCTATATTTTCATACAAATGCGATAATCTCTATGACAAAGAATCAGAAGGTGGTGTTCTTTGGAATGATACCGAACTTAATATTGATTGGCAACTCCCCTTAGATGACATTTTACTTTCAGAAAAAGACAAAGTTTTACCGGAATTTTCTTTAAAATTTTTTTAA
- a CDS encoding exopolysaccharide biosynthesis polyprenyl glycosylphosphotransferase: protein MLVYFFRYLPGIFLIGDYIIINVLFILGKLYFFEFDERSFAQNFKVQFILLNISWFVITIITKPYKSLKIMESSLHFNALTKSFVLLVGASLIYLNLIFSVKIDYRNIILYFLLTGFFMTLTRFLLFLYRKKNRVKLGRKLYSFNTVLVGENKLSTSLLSNKDLRRFMGLRGVYAPIETETKNRYLGSIDKLFDDLENTGINSIIFCDDKIEVDLYKKIVEVAEHKMIRIYMVPDFKYVNLGPYYFDVIHEIPFLKLIREPLSNPKKQILKRTFDIGFSFFIIVFLLSWLIPIVALIIKLESNDSAFFLQKRSGLNNIPFNCIKFRSMTINTNADLQIAKRNDPRVTKFGAFMRKTSIDELPQFINVFLGQMSIVGPRPHMMSQTDMYSKITKKYMTRHIVKPGITGWAQVMGSRGEIFSHRDMEKRIEKDIWYIQNWSFFLDIKIIFLTLYNILKGDEQAY, encoded by the coding sequence ATGTTAGTTTATTTTTTTAGATATTTACCCGGAATTTTTCTGATAGGAGATTATATTATTATCAATGTTCTTTTTATTTTAGGAAAACTATATTTTTTTGAATTTGATGAAAGAAGTTTTGCTCAGAATTTTAAAGTTCAATTTATTCTCCTTAATATATCTTGGTTTGTCATTACAATTATAACTAAGCCTTACAAAAGCTTAAAAATTATGGAGTCATCACTGCATTTTAATGCATTGACAAAATCTTTTGTCTTATTGGTAGGCGCTTCATTAATTTACTTAAATCTAATTTTTTCTGTAAAAATTGACTATAGAAATATAATACTTTATTTTCTATTGACTGGTTTCTTTATGACCCTCACAAGGTTTCTTTTGTTCTTATACCGAAAGAAAAACAGAGTGAAATTAGGAAGGAAATTGTACTCTTTTAATACAGTTCTTGTTGGAGAAAATAAATTATCAACATCATTATTATCAAATAAGGATCTGAGGAGATTTATGGGATTGAGAGGTGTTTATGCACCTATTGAGACAGAAACGAAAAATAGATATCTAGGTAGCATTGATAAGTTATTCGATGATCTGGAAAATACAGGTATAAACAGTATTATATTTTGTGATGACAAAATTGAAGTTGATTTATATAAAAAAATTGTAGAAGTTGCAGAGCATAAAATGATAAGGATTTATATGGTACCCGATTTCAAATATGTTAATCTCGGACCTTATTATTTTGATGTAATTCACGAGATTCCTTTTCTGAAATTAATTAGAGAACCATTATCGAATCCCAAAAAACAAATTTTAAAAAGAACATTTGATATTGGGTTTTCATTTTTTATAATTGTCTTTTTATTATCTTGGTTAATACCTATTGTTGCATTAATTATTAAATTAGAAAGCAATGATTCGGCATTTTTTTTGCAAAAAAGATCAGGACTCAATAATATACCATTCAATTGTATCAAATTTAGGAGCATGACTATCAATACAAATGCTGACCTTCAAATTGCTAAAAGAAATGATCCGAGAGTTACAAAATTTGGTGCATTTATGCGTAAAACAAGTATAGACGAATTGCCCCAGTTTATTAATGTTTTTCTTGGCCAAATGTCAATAGTTGGTCCGAGACCGCATATGATGTCCCAAACAGACATGTACTCCAAGATTACGAAAAAATATATGACAAGACATATTGTAAAACCCGGAATTACTGGATGGGCACAAGTAATGGGTTCAAGAGGGGAGATATTTTCTCATAGAGATATGGAAAAACGGATAGAAAAAGATATTTGGTATATTCAGAATTGGTCCTTTTTTTTAGATATTAAAATTATCTTTCTTACTTTGTACAATATTTTGAAAGGAGACGAACAAGCTTATTGA
- the rimO gene encoding 30S ribosomal protein S12 methylthiotransferase RimO yields MRTKSVGKKKINIVTLGCSKNVYDSEVLMSQLKANGKEVVHEDRGDIVVINTCGFIDNAKEESINTILDYVDAKNRGEVEKVFVTGCLSERYKPDLIKEIPDVDQYFGTRDLPILLKHLGADYKHELVGERLTTTPKHYAYLKISEGCDRPCSFCAIPLMRGGHVSTPIEKLVREAEKLAKVGTKELILIAQDLTYYGLDIYKRRALGDLLKELVKVEGIEWIRLHYAFPSGFPEDVLDIIREEPKVCNYIDIPLQHINSDLLKSMKRGTTHEKTDALLAKFREKVPDMAIRTTLIVGYPGETEERFQELKDWVKEQRFDRLGCFTYSHEENTTAHVLEDDVPQEVKEARVEAIMELQSQISWEKNQQRIGEVYKCVFDRKEGNYFVGRTEYDSPDVDNTVLVSADNTYISIGEFAMVKITSAEEFDLYGDLI; encoded by the coding sequence ATGCGCACAAAATCTGTAGGTAAAAAGAAAATCAATATCGTAACCCTTGGTTGCTCTAAAAATGTATACGACTCAGAAGTTTTAATGAGCCAGCTTAAGGCAAACGGAAAAGAAGTTGTACATGAAGACAGAGGAGATATTGTTGTAATCAATACCTGTGGTTTTATTGACAATGCAAAAGAGGAATCTATTAACACAATCCTTGACTATGTTGATGCCAAGAATAGAGGAGAAGTGGAAAAGGTTTTTGTTACTGGATGTCTTTCTGAAAGATATAAACCGGATCTTATCAAAGAAATTCCAGATGTAGACCAATATTTTGGAACAAGAGATTTACCTATACTGTTAAAGCACTTAGGCGCAGATTACAAGCATGAATTAGTAGGTGAAAGATTAACGACTACTCCAAAACATTACGCATATCTGAAGATATCTGAAGGCTGTGACAGGCCATGCTCTTTTTGTGCAATTCCACTAATGAGAGGAGGTCACGTTTCTACACCTATTGAAAAACTGGTTCGTGAAGCAGAAAAGCTTGCAAAAGTAGGAACGAAAGAATTAATTTTGATTGCTCAGGATCTAACGTATTACGGATTGGATATCTATAAAAGACGTGCACTTGGAGATCTTTTAAAAGAACTTGTGAAAGTGGAAGGGATAGAATGGATTCGTCTTCACTACGCATTCCCTAGTGGGTTTCCGGAAGATGTATTAGATATCATTAGAGAAGAACCTAAAGTTTGTAACTATATCGATATTCCTCTTCAGCATATCAACTCCGATTTATTAAAATCGATGAAAAGAGGAACAACTCATGAAAAAACCGATGCCCTTTTAGCGAAATTTAGAGAAAAGGTTCCTGATATGGCAATCAGAACTACTTTAATTGTTGGTTATCCAGGGGAGACCGAAGAAAGATTTCAGGAATTGAAAGATTGGGTTAAAGAACAGAGATTTGATCGATTAGGTTGTTTTACGTATTCTCACGAAGAAAATACAACTGCCCATGTTTTAGAGGATGATGTCCCTCAGGAGGTGAAAGAAGCTCGTGTAGAAGCTATCATGGAACTTCAGTCTCAAATCTCATGGGAGAAAAATCAGCAAAGGATTGGTGAGGTCTATAAATGTGTATTCGACAGGAAAGAAGGAAACTATTTCGTAGGACGAACAGAATATGATTCTCCTGACGTTGATAATACAGTTTTAGTTTCTGCAGATAACACCTATATTTCAATTGGAGAATTTGCTATGGTAAAAATTACCTCTGCGGAGGAATTTGACCTGTACGGAGATTTAATTTGA
- a CDS encoding septal ring lytic transglycosylase RlpA family protein, which produces MMKRFILVIIMMISAFGVYSFKNNATDAKKTSYASFYHDKFNGRKTANGEIFDNSKFTAANRTLPFGTKIRVTNLSNGKEVTVRINDRGPFHSSRALDISRAAFDEIGNTNLGTIPVEYEIVD; this is translated from the coding sequence ATGATGAAAAGATTCATTCTCGTAATCATAATGATGATTTCAGCCTTTGGTGTTTATTCTTTCAAGAATAATGCCACAGATGCGAAAAAAACAAGTTATGCATCGTTCTACCACGATAAGTTTAATGGTAGAAAAACCGCAAACGGAGAAATTTTTGATAATTCAAAATTCACCGCTGCAAATAGAACGCTTCCTTTTGGAACTAAAATTAGAGTTACCAATTTGAGCAATGGAAAAGAGGTTACAGTGAGGATAAATGATAGAGGACCTTTCCATTCATCAAGAGCACTAGATATTTCTAGAGCCGCGTTCGATGAAATCGGAAATACCAATCTTGGTACAATTCCGGTGGAATATGAAATTGTCGATTAA
- a CDS encoding exodeoxyribonuclease III gives MKLITYNVNGIRAAFTKDFLGWLKTADPDIICIQESKAGNDQIDIESLQKQGYHSYWHSAVRKGYSGVGIASKIKPNHVEYGCGIESYDNEGRIIRADFDGYSVISVYVPSASNMERLGFKMQFCHDFLNYIKNLKKEIPNLIISGDFNICHQAIDIHDPVRLKNVSGFLPMEREWMTSFIEECELIDSFRFFNNEPDNYTWWSYRQNSRAKNKGWRLDYNFTSYALKDKLSRAVILKEAVHSDHCPALLELNV, from the coding sequence ATGAAATTAATCACATATAATGTAAATGGAATCAGAGCTGCTTTTACCAAGGATTTTCTAGGTTGGTTAAAAACCGCTGATCCGGATATCATATGCATTCAAGAGAGCAAGGCTGGAAACGACCAGATAGATATCGAAAGCCTTCAAAAGCAAGGGTATCATAGCTACTGGCATTCGGCAGTCAGAAAAGGCTATAGTGGGGTTGGAATAGCCTCAAAAATAAAACCTAATCATGTTGAGTATGGATGTGGAATTGAAAGTTATGATAACGAAGGAAGAATTATTCGTGCTGACTTTGATGGTTATTCAGTAATTTCTGTATATGTCCCTTCAGCTTCTAATATGGAAAGACTGGGTTTTAAAATGCAGTTTTGTCATGATTTTCTGAATTATATCAAAAATTTAAAAAAAGAAATTCCAAATCTTATTATTTCAGGAGACTTTAATATTTGTCATCAGGCCATTGACATCCATGATCCTGTTCGTTTAAAAAATGTTTCAGGATTCTTACCTATGGAAAGGGAGTGGATGACCAGCTTTATTGAAGAGTGTGAATTAATAGATAGTTTCAGGTTTTTTAATAATGAGCCAGATAATTATACTTGGTGGAGTTACAGGCAGAATTCCAGGGCTAAAAATAAGGGCTGGAGATTAGATTATAATTTTACGTCATATGCCTTAAAAGATAAGCTTTCAAGAGCTGTAATTTTAAAAGAGGCTGTACATTCAGATCATTGCCCGGCATTGCTGGAATTGAATGTATAA
- the porX gene encoding T9SS response regulator signal transducer PorX — translation MSEKILWIDDEIDLLKPHIVFLEKKGYHVTPVNNVNEALELIDSEKFALTLIDENMPGISGLEAIPMIKEKDNSLKIVMVTKSEEEHIMEEAIGSQIADYILKPVNPNQILLSLKKNLQEDNLVEQKTILQYQQEFRSLSMELSYLKSYQEWAEYYKKILNWEIKFDKVTDNEFADLLQSQKEEANIQFAKFIENNYEEWLNGSDKPAMSHTLFKDKIKPEVEKSKVLLLMVDNLRYDQWKVVEPLFTKYYNKVSEDYYYSILPTATQYARNSFFAGLLPSEIEKRFPDKWFNDNEDGNKNEFERDFLEDQMKRIGLGSKSMKYLKVLNADFEKKIYDDFNQHKNNDLLVIVYNFIDILSHAKTDNHIVDQLIRDDKTFRSLTYNWFENSSILKIIKLAAESGYKLVITTDHGTVYVKKPSKVVGDRETSTNIRYKTGKSLTYDDRDVWAITNPEKLFLPKGNLSSKYIFAKNNTFLAYPKNYNHFVNYYKETYQHGGISLEECIIPISILEPK, via the coding sequence ATGTCGGAAAAAATATTATGGATAGATGATGAAATAGATTTACTCAAACCTCATATTGTATTTTTAGAAAAAAAGGGTTATCATGTAACTCCTGTTAATAATGTAAATGAAGCGCTAGAGTTGATAGATTCCGAGAAATTTGCATTAACATTAATTGATGAAAATATGCCTGGTATTTCTGGGCTGGAAGCAATTCCTATGATTAAAGAAAAAGATAATTCTTTAAAAATAGTAATGGTTACCAAAAGTGAAGAAGAACACATTATGGAAGAGGCAATTGGTTCTCAAATTGCTGATTATATTCTAAAACCAGTAAACCCCAATCAGATTCTTTTATCATTAAAGAAAAATCTTCAGGAAGACAATTTGGTTGAGCAAAAAACTATTTTGCAATATCAACAAGAGTTCAGAAGCCTATCTATGGAACTTTCTTATCTCAAGTCTTATCAGGAATGGGCTGAATATTATAAGAAAATTTTAAATTGGGAAATTAAATTCGATAAAGTAACAGACAATGAATTTGCAGATCTTCTACAGTCTCAAAAAGAAGAAGCTAATATTCAGTTTGCGAAATTTATTGAAAATAATTATGAAGAATGGCTAAATGGAAGTGACAAACCAGCTATGAGCCATACCCTTTTCAAAGATAAGATAAAGCCTGAGGTTGAAAAAAGCAAGGTTCTTTTACTTATGGTAGATAACCTTAGATATGATCAATGGAAAGTAGTTGAACCATTATTTACGAAATACTACAATAAAGTATCTGAAGATTATTATTACAGTATTCTTCCAACAGCAACTCAATATGCAAGAAACTCTTTCTTTGCAGGTCTATTACCTTCTGAGATAGAAAAACGTTTTCCTGATAAATGGTTTAATGATAATGAAGATGGAAATAAAAATGAGTTTGAGCGTGACTTTCTTGAAGATCAAATGAAAAGAATTGGCTTAGGTTCAAAATCAATGAAATATCTAAAGGTTTTGAATGCTGATTTTGAAAAGAAGATCTATGATGATTTCAATCAACACAAAAACAACGACTTGTTGGTGATCGTTTATAACTTTATTGATATCTTATCTCACGCAAAAACTGACAACCATATTGTGGATCAGTTAATTCGTGATGATAAAACTTTCAGATCCCTGACTTATAACTGGTTTGAGAATTCTTCAATTCTAAAAATTATAAAATTAGCTGCCGAAAGCGGTTATAAACTAGTGATCACAACAGATCATGGAACAGTTTACGTTAAAAAGCCAAGTAAAGTGGTTGGAGATAGAGAAACATCTACAAACATCCGTTATAAAACTGGTAAGAGCTTAACGTATGACGATAGAGATGTTTGGGCTATTACAAATCCTGAGAAACTATTTTTACCAAAAGGAAATTTAAGTTCAAAGTATATTTTTGCAAAAAACAATACTTTCCTGGCCTATCCAAAAAATTATAATCACTTTGTAAATTATTATAAAGAAACTTACCAACACGGTGGAATATCATTAGAAGAATGTATTATTCCAATTAGCATTTTAGAACCCAAGTAA
- a CDS encoding S41 family peptidase, with the protein MVSETQKLESLCKVWGFLKYYHPHVAKGTFDWDKQLIDKIEELETIHDKNQLNVFFSQWLDNLGQVDSCPSCKFDNNKVYFVKNFNLDWTKNEDIFSPEVIDKLQFIEKNRYIGEPYYFGKGGRKIFFRNDDSLGSKFISRKIALLELFRYWNFVEYFFPYKYETDQNWNDVLKEMIPKFISIDNDVNYHLTLAELVTKTDDSHAFLFSPLISLNQYGRRKVPVEYSYAEGKLIVTKINSTIYKKERSLLEPGDIIYDINGKTIPQIVNGFSKYIPASNSWGKIKKVKNLFLFSNNDSIEVKLERNGQNIALKVKTYLLKDIIYEKKAAPEKWRFYDQDKKIGYVDMGIIEREDLNEMYQNLKTTGSIIFDLRNYPRQTIRPLSLLFLPETIIYYQFNFPETTYPGMFYSRKNSIGRKNDDYYKGNVVVLIDENTQSQAETTTMMFKQHPKAKTIGSYTSGANGDVIRFKIAGLETSFTGLGAYYPDQRETQRIGIIPDIIIKPTLKGIKEGKDEVLERALEYIKTGR; encoded by the coding sequence ATGGTTTCAGAAACCCAAAAGCTGGAATCCCTTTGTAAAGTATGGGGATTCTTAAAATATTATCACCCTCATGTTGCTAAGGGTACATTCGACTGGGACAAACAATTGATTGATAAAATAGAAGAACTTGAAACAATTCATGATAAAAATCAACTGAATGTGTTTTTTTCTCAATGGCTTGACAATCTTGGACAGGTTGACAGTTGTCCATCCTGTAAATTTGATAACAACAAGGTATATTTTGTGAAGAACTTTAATTTAGACTGGACGAAAAATGAAGATATATTCAGTCCAGAAGTGATTGACAAACTTCAATTTATCGAAAAAAACAGATATATCGGAGAGCCCTATTATTTTGGAAAAGGAGGAAGAAAAATATTTTTCAGAAATGATGACTCACTGGGCTCAAAATTTATCTCCAGGAAAATTGCTCTTTTGGAGTTATTCAGATATTGGAATTTTGTAGAATATTTCTTTCCCTATAAATACGAAACAGATCAAAATTGGAATGATGTTTTAAAAGAAATGATTCCTAAATTTATAAGTATAGATAATGATGTAAATTACCATTTAACATTAGCAGAATTGGTCACAAAAACTGATGATTCTCATGCTTTTTTATTTTCACCATTAATTAGTTTAAATCAATACGGAAGAAGGAAAGTACCTGTAGAATATTCTTATGCAGAAGGGAAACTGATCGTCACCAAAATTAATTCTACTATATATAAGAAAGAAAGATCTTTATTAGAACCCGGAGACATAATTTATGACATTAATGGTAAAACCATTCCACAAATAGTCAATGGATTTTCAAAATATATTCCAGCTTCAAACTCATGGGGGAAAATAAAAAAGGTAAAGAATCTCTTTCTTTTCTCCAACAATGATAGTATAGAAGTTAAACTGGAAAGGAACGGACAAAATATTGCTCTCAAGGTAAAAACATATCTTTTAAAAGATATAATTTATGAAAAGAAAGCAGCACCTGAAAAATGGAGATTTTACGATCAGGATAAAAAAATAGGTTATGTTGATATGGGTATTATTGAAAGAGAAGATTTAAATGAAATGTATCAAAATCTAAAGACAACCGGATCAATTATTTTCGACTTAAGAAATTATCCTAGGCAAACAATCAGACCATTAAGTTTACTGTTTCTTCCGGAGACAATCATATATTATCAGTTTAATTTCCCTGAAACCACTTATCCGGGTATGTTTTATAGTAGAAAAAATAGTATTGGAAGAAAAAATGATGATTATTATAAAGGAAATGTAGTAGTTTTGATAGATGAGAATACTCAGAGCCAGGCGGAGACCACAACGATGATGTTTAAGCAGCATCCTAAAGCAAAAACGATCGGAAGTTACACTTCCGGAGCCAACGGAGATGTCATTAGGTTTAAAATTGCAGGCTTAGAAACCAGCTTCACAGGTCTTGGTGCATATTACCCGGATCAAAGAGAAACCCAAAGGATTGGAATTATCCCGGACATTATCATTAAACCTACTTTAAAAGGAATAAAAGAAGGAAAAGATGAAGTTTTGGAAAGAGCCCTAGAATACATAAAGACCGGCCGTTAG
- a CDS encoding HD domain-containing protein, which yields MQNKLKIINDPVHGFIKIPHEILFDIIEHPYFQRLRRISQTGLLNLIFPGATHTRFHHAIGAMHLMFTALETLKQKGVKISDEEEKGAMLAILMHDIGHGPFSHALESMLMDDWHHENLSLLLMNRLNEMFDGQLSIAIEMFQGQYHRKFFNQLISSQLDVDRLDYLKRDSFFTGVSEGNINTQRIISMMNVCEEGELVIDAKGIYSIENFLTARMFMYWQVYYHKTSALAEFILVKILERAKYLVSKGIDLPATENLKYFLYREKSAATDEDVERFTQLDDNDVIQAMKLWQNSDDFILSYWCKCVIKRDLPKTIISSHPFDKTLVEEKIKNTNEFFNIDNGAELVHEIKRKLLPYNTKMQPIYLLQKNGTKIRLDESEDQLLSGLIVNKTKRYILTFPRDLSKINS from the coding sequence ATGCAGAATAAGCTAAAAATTATCAACGATCCCGTTCATGGATTTATCAAAATTCCCCACGAAATTTTATTTGATATTATCGAACATCCCTATTTTCAAAGATTAAGAAGGATTTCTCAGACTGGTCTTCTCAATTTGATTTTTCCAGGAGCTACGCATACGAGGTTTCACCATGCTATCGGTGCCATGCATTTGATGTTCACTGCACTGGAAACATTAAAGCAAAAAGGAGTTAAAATATCTGACGAAGAAGAAAAAGGAGCCATGTTAGCGATCTTAATGCATGATATTGGTCATGGGCCATTTTCTCACGCTTTGGAAAGCATGCTGATGGATGATTGGCATCATGAAAATCTTTCATTATTATTAATGAATAGGTTGAATGAAATGTTTGATGGTCAGCTTTCCATAGCTATTGAAATGTTTCAGGGGCAATACCATAGAAAATTTTTCAATCAACTAATATCTTCTCAACTGGATGTTGACCGTTTGGATTATTTAAAAAGAGACAGCTTTTTTACAGGAGTTTCTGAAGGAAATATTAATACCCAACGAATCATCTCTATGATGAATGTTTGTGAAGAGGGCGAATTAGTAATAGACGCGAAAGGGATTTACTCCATTGAAAACTTTTTGACGGCAAGAATGTTTATGTATTGGCAGGTATATTACCATAAAACATCTGCTTTAGCTGAATTTATTCTGGTTAAAATTTTAGAAAGAGCAAAATATTTGGTTTCAAAAGGCATAGATTTACCGGCTACTGAAAATTTGAAATACTTTTTATATAGAGAAAAGAGTGCAGCAACAGATGAAGATGTTGAAAGATTTACACAATTGGACGATAATGATGTGATTCAAGCCATGAAATTATGGCAGAATTCTGATGATTTTATTTTGTCATATTGGTGTAAGTGCGTGATTAAGAGAGATCTTCCTAAAACAATTATTTCATCGCATCCATTTGATAAAACACTTGTTGAAGAAAAAATAAAAAACACCAATGAGTTTTTTAATATTGATAATGGTGCTGAATTAGTTCATGAGATTAAGAGAAAACTTTTGCCTTACAACACCAAAATGCAACCGATCTACTTACTACAGAAAAATGGTACGAAAATAAGGCTGGATGAGTCTGAAGATCAGCTTTTATCAGGCTTAATAGTAAATAAGACCAAAAGATATATTTTAACATTTCCAAGAGATTTATCCAAAATAAATTCTTAA